A genomic region of Dactylococcopsis salina PCC 8305 contains the following coding sequences:
- a CDS encoding HNH endonuclease has translation MSKVLVLNASYEPLNLTSWRRAVVLLLKGKAEQLEYNGKFIYTDFPLPTVIRLRYYVRVPYKEIPLTRRNILERDSNRCQYCGYKGDQLTLDHVIPRSRGGGDSWENMVAACVRCNVKKGSRTPKEAEMPLARPPRRPYSSLHFELARHIQGERNQEWRKYVIGIP, from the coding sequence ATGAGCAAGGTTTTGGTGCTAAACGCCTCCTACGAACCGCTCAACCTCACCAGTTGGCGAAGAGCGGTAGTTTTGTTGCTCAAAGGGAAAGCGGAACAACTGGAATATAACGGTAAATTCATTTACACAGACTTTCCTTTACCGACAGTAATCCGTTTGCGGTATTACGTCCGAGTACCTTACAAAGAAATACCTTTGACCCGTCGGAACATTTTAGAACGAGATAGCAATCGTTGCCAATATTGCGGCTACAAAGGAGATCAACTCACTTTAGATCATGTTATCCCCCGTTCTCGCGGTGGTGGAGACAGTTGGGAAAATATGGTCGCCGCTTGTGTCCGATGTAACGTCAAAAAAGGCAGTCGCACGCCCAAGGAAGCGGAAATGCCCTTGGCACGTCCTCCCCGTCGTCCTTATAGCAGTCTCCATTTTGAACTTGCTAGACATATTCAAGGGGAACGCAATCAAGAATGGCGCAAATATGTCATCGGTATTCCTTAA
- a CDS encoding DUF2442 domain-containing protein, whose product MLKDIIQVIPKENYKLYLNFEDNCEGVVDISQLVEFSGIFAPLQDLNYFQTVKVNPEWGTIYWSNGADLDSDVLYSVVISSSLDQ is encoded by the coding sequence ATGCTAAAAGATATTATCCAAGTCATTCCCAAAGAAAACTATAAACTCTATCTCAATTTTGAGGATAATTGTGAAGGAGTTGTTGATATTAGTCAACTGGTTGAATTTTCTGGTATCTTTGCACCGTTACAAGATTTAAACTATTTCCAAACTGTTAAAGTTAATCCAGAATGGGGAACAATTTATTGGTCTAATGGTGCAGATTTAGACTCAGATGTGCTATATTCTGTTGTTATATCAAGTTCGCTCGATCAATGA
- a CDS encoding DHH family phosphoesterase yields the protein MSSNLINVKNSTNNQEKQTATETKNSPEVIPSSSQNHQETDASLDEIIDAFKKTLERHRGERQLVIIQDFPDPDALSSAWAYQLIAQQYEIQCDIVYAGILSHQENIALVKLTALPAKRWGIQTLKERDLSVYQGCVLIDTQGTTSQLMPLVREQKLPITVVIDHHSDQGDVNAEFIDLRNQTRATATILTQYIQAGLIKFNSSNSKHVKCATALMHGLRSDTNRLMQAQEEDFLAAAYLSRFYDVELLNAVLQSSRSKRVMDVIERSLRNRVVQNNFCIAGVGYLRYDDRDAIPQAADFLVTEENVHTAVVYGIVHNEDEELEVVIGSLRTTKLTLDPDEFIKEAFGRDTQGRYFGGGRYMAGGFEVPLGFLYGFNDHSDYAKLKWEVFDTQIKQKLLRLVNPDDSVIKTD from the coding sequence ATGTCCTCGAATCTGATTAACGTGAAAAATTCGACTAACAATCAAGAGAAGCAAACGGCGACAGAGACGAAAAACTCGCCAGAAGTGATTCCATCGTCTTCACAAAATCATCAAGAAACCGATGCTTCTTTAGACGAAATTATAGACGCATTTAAAAAAACTTTAGAGCGTCATCGTGGGGAAAGACAACTGGTAATCATCCAAGATTTCCCTGATCCTGATGCGTTATCTAGTGCTTGGGCTTACCAACTGATCGCTCAACAATACGAGATTCAATGTGATATTGTCTATGCTGGAATTCTCTCTCATCAGGAAAACATCGCTTTAGTGAAATTAACCGCCTTACCTGCGAAACGATGGGGAATTCAAACGCTGAAAGAACGAGATTTATCCGTTTATCAAGGTTGTGTTTTAATCGACACCCAAGGCACAACCAGCCAATTAATGCCTTTAGTCCGTGAACAAAAACTTCCGATTACAGTGGTCATTGATCATCACAGTGATCAAGGAGATGTCAATGCAGAATTTATCGACTTACGCAATCAAACTAGAGCCACGGCAACTATTTTAACCCAGTATATCCAAGCTGGTTTAATTAAATTTAATAGCAGTAACAGTAAGCACGTAAAATGTGCGACTGCTCTCATGCACGGGTTGCGATCGGATACTAATCGCTTAATGCAAGCGCAAGAAGAAGATTTCCTCGCCGCCGCTTATCTGAGTCGTTTTTATGATGTAGAATTATTAAACGCGGTGTTACAAAGTTCTCGTTCTAAACGAGTAATGGATGTGATTGAGCGCTCATTGCGAAACCGTGTCGTCCAAAATAACTTTTGTATTGCGGGAGTGGGTTATTTGCGCTACGATGACCGTGATGCCATTCCCCAAGCCGCCGACTTTTTAGTGACAGAAGAAAATGTCCATACCGCAGTGGTTTATGGAATTGTTCACAATGAAGATGAGGAGTTAGAAGTGGTTATTGGGTCACTACGCACCACAAAATTAACCCTTGATCCTGATGAGTTTATTAAAGAGGCTTTTGGTCGCGACACGCAAGGAAGATATTTTGGCGGCGGACGTTATATGGCGGGTGGTTTTGAAGTGCCGTTAGGATTTTTGTACGGGTTTAATGATCATTCTGACTATGCCAAACTGAAGTGGGAAGTATTTGATACTCAGATTAAACAGAAACTGTTGCGCTTGGTTAATCCTGATGATAGTGTGATTAAGACTGATTAA
- the rsmH gene encoding 16S rRNA (cytosine(1402)-N(4))-methyltransferase RsmH, translating into MTLETFFHLPVLTEAVIQGLNIQENGHYLDATVGGGGHSELILNSGKNIKLTALDQDESAIEAAKKRLAFALPEQVKFHHINFSQYHPETEFDGILADLGVSSTQLDQPERGFSFNKEAPLDMRMNPHQTLTASDIINHWDETTLADIFYQYGEERHSRKIARRILQQRPFYHTTELASAIALCFPPQKRYGRIHPATRVFQALRIAVNNELENLKTFLETSPHWLKPEGKIVLISFHSLEDRLVKHGFREHPQLEVLTKKPIVATAEEKQKNPRARSAKLRVAQRINPNLTNP; encoded by the coding sequence ATGACTCTAGAAACCTTCTTTCATCTTCCTGTCTTAACCGAAGCCGTGATTCAAGGATTAAACATCCAAGAAAACGGACATTACCTAGACGCAACCGTTGGCGGTGGTGGACATAGTGAATTAATCTTAAACAGTGGCAAAAACATTAAATTAACCGCATTGGATCAAGATGAAAGCGCGATCGAAGCGGCAAAAAAAAGACTCGCCTTTGCGCTTCCAGAACAAGTCAAATTTCACCACATCAACTTTAGCCAGTATCATCCCGAAACCGAATTTGATGGCATTTTAGCAGACTTAGGCGTAAGCTCAACCCAACTTGATCAACCCGAAAGAGGCTTTAGTTTCAACAAAGAAGCCCCTTTAGATATGCGAATGAATCCCCATCAAACCCTAACCGCAAGTGACATTATTAATCACTGGGATGAAACCACACTCGCCGACATTTTCTATCAATACGGAGAAGAAAGACACTCGCGGAAAATTGCGAGGAGAATCTTACAACAGCGTCCCTTCTATCATACAACCGAACTCGCCAGCGCGATCGCCCTGTGTTTCCCCCCTCAAAAACGCTATGGGAGAATCCATCCTGCTACCCGTGTTTTCCAAGCACTTCGCATCGCTGTCAACAACGAATTAGAGAATCTGAAAACCTTTCTGGAAACCTCTCCCCACTGGCTAAAACCCGAAGGAAAAATCGTTCTAATCAGTTTTCATAGCTTAGAAGATCGTCTCGTTAAACATGGCTTTCGCGAACATCCCCAACTAGAAGTGTTAACCAAAAAACCGATCGTAGCCACCGCAGAAGAAAAACAAAAAAACCCTCGCGCTCGTTCTGCTAAACTGAGAGTGGCTCAGAGAATTAATCCCAATCTCACTAACCCTTAA
- a CDS encoding retropepsin-like domain-containing protein codes for MNQSSQLSKDYAMLQWLNHHRSEVLELYKNQYIAYDETGVIANGENLQEVLALAKVARDDFSIYLVPPQRCSVQILPIYFRSVVRHQWQPNYQVILKHKEKEIKASLLVDSGAEISLISHKLGEDLGYTLADAESLLSAETIGGKVEYVLRNVEMIIDGYSLIVPTAWLQTPIESEQLLLERELFALISGSANSLELVLGFASLHPTYSTLNAHQLNCCLSQNQADAVDL; via the coding sequence ATGAATCAGTCTTCTCAATTGAGTAAAGATTACGCGATGTTGCAATGGTTGAATCATCATCGTTCAGAGGTTTTGGAGTTATACAAAAATCAATACATTGCTTACGATGAAACTGGAGTCATTGCTAATGGTGAAAATTTACAGGAAGTGTTAGCTTTAGCGAAAGTAGCGAGGGATGATTTCTCGATTTATTTAGTTCCTCCTCAACGGTGTTCGGTTCAAATTTTACCGATTTATTTTCGTTCGGTTGTTCGTCACCAATGGCAGCCCAATTATCAGGTCATTCTTAAGCATAAAGAGAAGGAAATAAAAGCTAGTTTATTGGTGGATTCTGGTGCAGAAATTAGTCTGATTTCCCACAAGTTAGGGGAAGATTTAGGCTATACTTTAGCAGATGCTGAGTCATTATTATCCGCAGAAACGATCGGGGGAAAGGTGGAGTATGTGTTGCGAAATGTAGAGATGATAATTGATGGTTATTCCTTGATTGTTCCCACAGCTTGGTTACAAACTCCGATCGAGAGTGAACAATTACTTTTAGAAAGAGAGTTGTTTGCTCTTATATCAGGTTCAGCTAATTCCTTAGAATTGGTGTTGGGTTTCGCTTCCCTTCACCCAACCTACTCCACTTTAAATGCACACCAGCTTAATTGTTGTCTAAGTCAGAATCAAGCTGACGCAGTTGACCTTTAA
- the sixA gene encoding phosphohistidine phosphatase SixA → MEKQVYLIRHGIAIDRALSEEDATRPLTEKGRKKNEKVAKKLKDIGINFDIILTSPLLRATQTADILEKEGLTKTLETFSPLAPNGNIEDWLNWWEENAPETVALVGHEPNLGNWSELLIWGEIKGKLVVKKAGIIGLNCPQDLSPFGNSELFLLTSPKWLLSQ, encoded by the coding sequence ATGGAAAAACAGGTTTATTTAATTCGTCACGGAATCGCGATCGATCGCGCTTTATCAGAAGAAGATGCAACCCGTCCCTTAACTGAAAAAGGACGTAAAAAAAACGAAAAAGTTGCCAAAAAACTGAAAGATATTGGCATCAATTTTGATATAATTTTAACCAGTCCCTTACTCAGAGCGACACAAACCGCAGACATATTAGAAAAAGAGGGACTGACAAAAACCTTAGAAACTTTTTCTCCCCTTGCGCCTAATGGGAACATTGAAGATTGGTTAAATTGGTGGGAAGAAAACGCACCAGAAACAGTGGCATTAGTGGGACATGAACCCAATTTAGGAAACTGGTCAGAACTCTTAATTTGGGGAGAAATAAAAGGAAAATTAGTGGTAAAAAAAGCAGGAATCATTGGTTTAAACTGTCCGCAAGACCTCTCTCCTTTTGGCAATAGTGAGTTATTTTTATTAACTTCTCCCAAATGGCTACTTTCACAATGA